The following are from one region of the Arachis duranensis cultivar V14167 chromosome 10, aradu.V14167.gnm2.J7QH, whole genome shotgun sequence genome:
- the LOC107469483 gene encoding uncharacterized protein LOC107469483, with product MGFFSKEEKSKRVLRGVKTVFFLITMVMSLLLFSAPVLLVIADALVPSALLSTLSSSSSSSSSSLSMETLSSHFRNYDFRYSLLDIPLVSIIRSFIIFCVYSLCDGPRLSRGPYLGITTMCCVVSLMFVSLKAVYMLSMVDESSGYVRASEIALFVCSSALAVGHVVVAYRTSCRERRKLLLYKIDIEAISACKNGYPRYPKILQGERIK from the exons ATGGGTTTTTTCTCAAAGGAAGAGAAATCAAAGAGGGTATTGAGGGGAGTCAAGACggtgttcttcttgatcacCATGGTTatgtctcttcttctcttctctgccCCGGTTCTACTTGTCATAGCCGATGCACTTGTTCCTTCTGCTCTGCTTTCaactctctcctcttcttcttcttcttcttcttcttccctctccATGGAAACACTCTCTTCCCATTTCCGCAACTACGATTTCAGATACTCACTTCTTGACATACCCCTCGTCTCCATCATAAGGTCCTTCATCATCTTCT GTGTTTATAGTTTGTGTGATGGGCCAAGGCTATCAAGGGGACCGTATTTGGGGATAACAACGATGTGCTGCGTGGTGTCTCTGATGTTTGTGTCGCTGAAAGCGGTTTACATGTTAAGCATGGTTGATGAGAGTAGTGGGTATGTTAGAGCCTCTGAAATCGCGCTGTTCGTGTGTTCCTCTGCGTTGGCTGTGGGCCATGTTGTCGTGGCTTACCGAACAAGTTGCAGAGAAAGGAGGAAGCTTTTGCTCTACAAAATTGACATTGAGGCT ATTTCAGCTTGCAAAAATGGGTATCCGAGGTATCCCAAGATTCTTCAAGGGGAAAGAATCAAATGA